Below is a window of Myxococcota bacterium DNA.
CCGGCAACGAGTCGGCCGAGCTACGCGTCTCGCTGGTCTCGGGTGCCGACGGTGTGACGGTCATCGCCGAGGCGTTCCTCGCGTTGAGCGGACGAGAGGCCGCTGCACTTCTGGGAGGTGCCGCGTTCACCTTGGACCTCTTCGTGGACCGCGGATCGAACCGAGCGCTGGGATCGATTCGGGTCGATGGATATCCGGAAACCCCTCCCGTCGACATCGACCTGTTCGGCGTGGGGACATCGGCGATCGCCAGCGCATCACAACTCGGCGGCTTCGACCGATTCGCCACCCAGCCCAGCAGCGTCGAACTCGACCTTACCGCGTTCGAGGTGCACTCCGAGCTACTGCGATCGTTCAACATCGATGTGGGCACCGGGCTAGGGACGCCTTCCAACTCCTTCGGTGCGGCGGGGCCCGCGGGCCCGTGGACAGAGATCGGTGTAGGCACGACGCTTCTGACCGACACCCTCGGAATCCCGAGCGGCGCGAGCGCGTTGCTGATCACGAGCTCCGCCGCAGGATCGATCGGCCCCGGCGCCACCGACGCGGAGCAATTGCTCGGCGACTATGGCTTCGACTGTGCGTTCCCGAGCGTCTGGTCTCTACAGGTGACGGGCCTGGCAGAAACCGCGCACGACGTGATCGTCTACGCCCCGGCCGACACCCAGACGATCAGCGGGGCGATCCGAGTCAACGGGAACCTCGTCGGCGACCTGGATGGCGATCCGACGTTCGCGCTGGTGGAGGGGGTCTCCTGGAAGCGGGTGGTCACCTCGGCGCCAGGAGGCGCCATCACCGTGTCGGGAAGCGAGGGCTCGCCGCTCTGCGCGGGCGTCTCCGGACTACAGATCGTCGCGAGGGCCTTCCCCGCCGTGCCCGGCCTCAGCGACCCCTTCGCGCTCGCCGCGGTCGCGCTGCTCCTGTGCGGGCTGGCCGGCCACGCGCTGCGCGGCTGCCCGACGACCGCGACCCATCCTGGACGGTCCGGCGGCACGGGGCGAGGGGGTGAGCACGGCTGGACGCGCTCGCCGGGAGCGCCGCTCCGTGATCGCGCGCGGCCGGCGGCGGGCGCCCACCCGGCGCTCAGCCCGCCGCCTCCTGCGGCACCAGGCGCTTGCGGCTGCAGAGGAAGCGAACCGGCCGTTGCACGATCGCGCGTGACCAGCCCGCGATCCGATCGTCGAAGCGGCCTTCGCTGAGGAGCGTCAGGAACTTCGCCCAGACGCGTCGCTGGTCCGCTTCATCCTGGCAGGGTCCGAACTCTCCTCGTCGGATGGCGGCGCCGAGGCGCACCCAGAAGCGCAGTTCGTCCCATCCTTGCCCGGAATAGAGCGCGGCTCCCTCGAGCCCGCGTCCCAGCGCGATCGCGTTCGCGACGATGCTCGAACGCAGGGCCTCGAAACCGGGCTCGTCCGCACCAGCACCCGCCTGCTCCTGCAGGAGCGTTGGATTTCGCCGGGACGTTCGCGGTGACGGTGAGACGGACGGTTCGCGCAACTGCTACTCGACCGTCATCACGCCGCGCATCGTGACGTTGTGCCCGGGAAAGGTGCAGAGATACGGGTAGGTGCCCGGCGCCGGCGCCGTGAACTCGATCGTGTCCGATTCACCGCCGCCGACCAGCTTCGTTCGAGCAACCACCTTGTCCGCCTGGTCTTCCGGGAAGTACTCGGTGTCCTGCTTCATCACGGCAGCTGCCGCAAAGGCGTCGACGTCGGTTCCTGCTGTCAAGATGACGAGGTTGTGCCCCATCGCGACCTTCGGCATCTGGCCGACGTGTTTCAGTGTCAGCTTGACCGACTCACCGGCTTTGACCGTGAACTCGGTCACGTCGAACTTCAACATGTCGTCGCCTTCGATCACGACTTCGGCGGCGTGAGCCGCGCCAGCCCAGGCGAGGATGGTGACCATCACGAGCGCGCGCAGAACCTTCATCTTTCCTCCCGTTGTCTCAGTGAAATTCCCCGCAGAGGCAGGGCGAAACGCATCGTAGCTCCCGGACCGGCCTTGACCGGACTTCGGAAACGACGCATCGTGGACGTTAATGAAAACGATTTTCATTTTCAAACGAGGCCTGGCAAGCCTCCTGTTCCTCCTGATGCCGCTGTGGCTCGGCTCGGCGTGCAGCGTCCGGGACGGTGGCCGTGCCCCAGAGAGCGCGGCCCCGCCGCGAGCCTTCGCCCCGCCGCCGCTCGACGTGTTCGGACATCGATTCGAACGCCGAACGCTCCCCAATGGGCTCCAGGCGCTGGCGGTGCAGGAGTCCGAAACGGACTCGGTGTCCGTCTACGTGGTCTATGCGGTCGGATCGAGGATGGAAACCCCGGAAACCTCGGGACTCGCCCACCTCACGGAACACGCGATGTTTGCAGGAACCCACGAAGTCGGGCCAGGAGAGCTCGAGCGAACGGTCCGCGAACTCGGAGGCGATGCGAACGCCTATACCCGAGACGACTACACCCTCTACTACGACGACGGGATCCCACCGGCGGCGCTCGCGCGTGTGCTCGACCTCGAAGCCGACCGCATGCGCAACCTGTCGTTTCCCGAGAAGGCCGTCTCCGCGGAACGCTCCCGCTTGGAGGTGGAAGAACGCGAGACCGCGAGCGATACGCGTCGGCGCCGATTGCTGATCGATCGGTTCGTGTTCGGGCCGGCCGGCTACGGCGCCTCGGTTCCCGACGAGAACGGTCACACCCAGGCGCGACAGATCGAGATAGAGACGATCAGAGCTTTCTACGACCGGTGGTACCAACCCGGCCGGGCGGCGGTCGTCGTTGCCGGCGACCTTCCAGCAGGCCAAGCGCTCGATGCCATCGAGCGAGCGTTCGGCGCCATCCCGGCAACGAACCCTGTGAACCGTGCGTTCGCTCGTGCGACCCCAAGTGCCGGAAGCATCGAGCGAACCGCCAAGCTCTCCATGCCGCGAGTCGTTCGTGCCTGGTTGGGGCCCGCCCGCCGTACCGACGAGGGCTCGCTCCTCGACCGCGTCGCCCTCGAGACCCTGGCCCTCGTTCTCGATCAGCGTCACACCGGGCTCTCGGTCTCGGCCGGCCAACGTCAGGGTCGCGATCGGTTCACGCTCTCCGCAGCCGGCGCTGACGCCGACGCCCTCGTGGAGAAGGCGCTCCGGGAAGCGACGATCGCGCCCATGGCCGCCTCGGACCTCGCGGCTGCCCAGAATCTCCTGGAGCGACGCCTGTCGAGCGCTCCGCTTCGCGGGCGACCCTATTTCTCGCTGGCCGCCCAGCTCGGCATCCACAGCGCTCTCGGCGACCCGACCTACCTCTCGGACTACCCGGCGGTGTTGCGCGACCTGACACCGGCATCGGTACACGAGGCCGCCCAGCGATGGCTCGTGCCCGCGTCGGGGGTCGCGATGCGCTTCGTGCCCGACGAGGGATCTCAGATCGCCGATCCCACGCAGCTTCCCGATGATTCGAAAGCGCTCTGGGCCTTCGCCGAGCGCGCGCTCGATTCGGGGGACCACGCGACCGCCGCGGAAGCGTTCACGCGCTTCGCAGCGCAATCGGAGAGCCGCAAGCAGCGCGTAATCGCCTTGTTCTACGTCGGTCGGCTCGAGCGAGAACTCGGACGGATGGAACGAGCGCGAGCCGCGCTCGAAGAGGCCCTCTCCATCGTCGACTATCCCGCTGTGCGCGCCGAGCTCGAGGCCTTGGATTCGGCAAGTGGCGCCGGTGATGCGACGTCCAGCGTCGCTGCAGCCCCGCCTCCGGAGCCCGAGGTGCGGCGGAAGGGCCGCGGCGTCGCGAACCCGGAGACGCTCGACCCCGAAATCGTGCGTCTCGCCGAGACGTGGATGACGCGGGTCGAGCGCTGGCGGGGTCTCCCGTTCCGCGAAGACCTGCGCATCGAGTACGGCGCTCCGAACACCCGGGACGAGAAGATCGCCGGCTACTACTCACCGCGGGAAAAGCGCCTCGTCGTGATGGCGGGACGGAGCGAGACCTTCGCAAGCGGGACCCTCCTCCACGAGATCGTCCACGCGCTGCAGGACCAGCATTTCGATCTCACGCAGCTGCACGAAGCAGCCGCGTCGACCGATGCCGCGCGCGCGCTTTCCGCACTCGTCGAGGGCGAGGCCATGCTCGCCGTCTCTGAACTCATGAACTACGACTTCCTCTCGCACGCCACGCTCCTCCCGACGAGCCCGGTGGACCGAGACCGGTTCGGCAAGGTCTTCCGCTACGGCGAAGGGATGCGCATGGTGAAGGCACTGCGCGCCGAGGGGGGCTGGCCGCTCGTGAACGCGGCCTGGAACTCACCGCCGAACCGCACCCTCGAGGTGCTTCGTCCCGACCTGTGGTTGGCACGACAACACGGGAACGCGTCGCTCGCTGCGGCGGCGGACGGGTCCGAATCCCTGGGCGCGTACGGCGTCTGCCTGTTCCTGGGAGATGCCGAGGCGTCCCGCCCCGAGGCGCGCGAGTTCGCACGGCACCTGGTACAAGACCACTACCAGGCCTCGGAGCCCGGCAGCGGCCCGGGCCGCTGGACCCTCGAGTTTCGCGACCCGAGCTGGGCGACCCGCTTCGCCTCCCTGGCCCGAGAGCGCGAAGGAGTCTCGCTGCTGGACAGTGCGTCGACGGACGCGCGGGTCGTGCTCGAACTCGAAGCCTGGCGCCCCTGACCCGGCGTTCGGCGGGTTGGTCTGCCACTGGAGAATGCGTTCGGCTTCGCGGCGGCTTCTAGGAACGACGCGATGACGCGTGCAGCCCGCGCACGAGCGAAACGGCCAGCACCACGCCCACCCCGAGCAGCGGGACCGACCCGACGAGCGAGGCGAGCTGGAGCGAGCGCAGCCCTCCGATCGCCATCAGGCCGATCGGCAGCCCCGCGATCGCGATGGCCCAGAACATCCGGTGCCAGCGCTCGGGGTGCGCGCCCGCCTCGAGTTCCCTCGTCGCGCCGGCGGCCAGCGTATAGGCGGCAGAGTCGAAGGTGGTCGCGAGATAAATGAGCGCGATCACGCAGAAAGCGACCAGCGAAGCCGCACCGAAGGGCAAGGACGCGATCACGGCGACGATCGCCGCAGGCGTCCCCTGGGCTTCGAGGATCGAAAGCACAGGAACGACGCCCGTGAGCTCCGCCCAGAGCGCGTAGTTCCCAAGCACGATCATGTAGATCCAGGCGCCTCCACTTCCCAGGAAGAGCATGCCGACGATCACCTCCCGCACCGAGCGCCCGCGCGAGATGCGCGCCACGAACATCCCGACGAAGGGCGCGTAGGAGATCCACCAGGCCCAGTAGAAGACGGTCCAGTCCTCGACGAAGCGGGTGTTCTGCACGGGGTCGGTCCAGAAGCTCATCTGCACGAAGTGCTGCAGCATGTGACCGATCGAAGCGGTGCCCATCTTCAGGATGAACAGGGTGGGCCCCACCACCAGCACGAAGAGCACGAGCGCGAGACTCGTCGCCATGTTCCAGTCGCTGAGCCGGCGGATCCCACGATCCAACCCGACGTACACGCTGGCCGCGAAGATCGCGGCGCACGCGAGGATCACGCCGACGCTCCATGCGAAGGTCGGCTCGCCGGAGGTGAGGTGGGCCAGGCCCGCGGCGATCATCGGCGGGGCGAGGCCGAGAGACGTACTGGCCCCGCCGAGCAGCCCGACGATGAAGAGCACATCGATGGCGCGCCCGAGGGCGCCATCGGCGTGCCGGCCGATCACCGGCCGACACGCGCGTCCGATCCGAAACGACTTCTCGCCCCGCACGTAGACGGCATGGCCCACCGCGAGGGTGGTCAGCGCGTAGAAGCCCCAGCCGGGGAAGCCCCAGTGGAAGAGCGGGTAGCTCGTCGCCCAGGCGATCGCGGCGTCCGAACGGGGCTCGGCCCCGAACGGGGGCGCCGTGAAATAGGACGCCCACTCGATGGTGCCCCAGTAGAGCAGGCCGCTCGCGATGCCCGCGCAGAACAGCATCGAGAACCAGCTGAAGTTCGAGAACTCACGTTCGCTCGGGTCGCCCAGGGTGACGTCGCCGTGGGACCCGAACGCGAGAGCGCCGAGCAGGCCGAGCGTCAGGACCGCCGACCACAGATACGCCGGCGCGAGGTGCGTCGCGATGGCTTCGTAGCTGGCCTCGATGAACGAAGCGCTGTGTTCCGGCGCCAGGGCCAGCATGATCGCAGCCAGCAGCAGCGCCACCAGCGAAGTCGCGAAGACGGGCCTGTCCAGGGTTCCCGGTTGATTCGGGTCGGCGTCGGGATCCACGAAGTTTTCTCGCGTGCATGCTACCCCGAACGCCTCAGCGCGTGAGGAGGAATCCGCGCGACACCGGCGAGCGGCGCGGGTCGGCAAACCAAGCCGCGCAGTGACGCCGTGTGCGGACGATCACCGGCGCAGGCCTTCGCCGCGGCCGAGCCCCGAGAGCGCGCGGCCTATTCAGAGGGCCGGCAGGCTCGTGTTCCCGGACGAGATCGGGAGGCTCGGAGGCGCGCAAAGCCGGCGCCGATGGCCAGGATCACCCCGATCCCGCCCAGCGGGGTGAGCCCGGGAACGGTCTGCAGCAACGGGGTCGACGCGGGATCGACGGGGTTCGTTCCCGAGGTCGCCTCTCGCAGGTCGTCTGCGCCGTCACCATCCGTGTCGGACTGCAGCGGATCCGTTCCCGTATCCCCGAGGTCGACGAAGACACCCGTGTTCGTCTCGACGGTGTCGGGCAGGCCGTCGCCGGCATCGAAGGAGCGATCGAAGCGGCCGGCGCATGGGGGCCGATTCTCGGCCTCGCCCCGGGCCCAGGTCAAGGCGACCCGGGCTGGGTTCGACACACCGCCGCCGTCGCCCGAGGGCAGGTACGCTCGCAACCTGCCGCAAGGGCGCTCGAAGCCTGCCGAGAGGAATCGCCATGATCCGTACGTCTCGTCTCACCTTTCCCGGTGCCGGCGGCACCGAGCTGGCCGCCCGCTATGACGCCCCGGTGGGACCGGTCCGCGCGACGGCGCTCTTCGCTCACTGTTTCACCTGCTCGAAGGACTTCGTCGCCGCATCGCGCGTCTCGCGGGCGCTCGCCGAGCGAGGCTTCGGGGTCCTGCGCTTCGACTTCACGGGGCTCGGTCACTCGGCCGGCGAGTTCGAGAACACGAGCTTCTCCTCGAACGTCGACGACCTCGTCGCCGCCGCGGATCACCTGCGGAACACCGTCGGCGCCCCCGCCCTGCTCGTCGGACACAGCCTCGGCGGCACCGCGGTGCTCGCGGGCGCGGCGCGGATCCCCGAGGCCGCGGCCGTGGTCACGATCGGCTCGCCGGCCGACCCCGCCCACGTCCGCCGGCTGTTGGTGGACGCCCTGCCCGGCGTCGAGAGCGAGGGAGTCGGCGAAGTCGAACTGGCGGGGCGGCGCTTCCGGATCCGACGCGAGATGATCGAAGATCTCGAGCGTCATCCGCTCGCGGAACGCATCGCCTCACTCCGCAAAGCGCTCCTGGTGATGCACGCCCCACTCGACGCCCAGGTCGGCATCGACAACGCCAGCGAGATCTTCCTCGCCGCGAAGCACCCGAAGAGCTTCGTCTCCCTCGACGGTGCGGACCACCTGCTCACGCGCGCGCAGGATGCAGATTACGCCGCCGGCGTGATCGCGAGCTGGGCGGCGCGCTACCTCCCGGCCGAGGCGGCCGATTCAGCCGGCGAAGCCGAACCCGGTGAGGTCACCGTGACCGAGACCGACTACGGCCGCTATGCGAACGACATCCAGATCGGACCGCACCGGCTCCGGGCCGACGAGCCGCCGTCGGTGGGCGGCGACGACTCGGGTCCGACCCCGTACGGACTGCTGTCGGCCGCGCTCGGCGCGTGCACCACCATGACGATGCGGATGTACGCCGATCGCAAGAAATGGCCGCTCGAACGCGTCTCGGTGTCGGTGCGACACGCGAAGATCCACGCGAAGGACTGCGAGAGCTGCGAAACCGAGACCGGGAAGGTCGACCGCTTCGAGCGCGCGCTTCGGATCGAAGGCCCGAGCCTTTCCGACGACCAACGCGCACGCCTCGTCGAGATCGCCGACCGCTGCCCGGTCCACCGCACGCTCCACAGTGAGGTGGAGATCCGGACGCGCGTGCTCGACTGAGCGCCTAGGGCGCGGCGAGGTGCTCGGCGAGAAATCGCAACACCCGATCCAGGATCTGCGCGGTCTGTTCCGGTGTGGTGGCATGCTCAGCGTCGTCAATCCAGAGCCACTCCACCGGTTTCCCGCGGGCGAGCAGCATGTCGCGCATACGGACACTGTGCTCCCGGTCGACGCGTCGGTCGAGATCGCCGTGGACCAGGAGTACGGGGATATCGATGGCGTCCGCCTGGTACGCCGGCGATGTCGCGATGAGGCGTTCCCGGTCGGCCACGGGGTCGCCAACGATCTCGGCGTAGGCCTGGCGCCCGTGTTCGGTAACCGCGAAGTCGCTCGAAGCGAACAGGAGAAGGAGATCGCTGGCGCCTGCTGCCGAAGCCGCGCAACGGTAAGGATGTCCGGGGCGGGTCGCGCTGATCAGCGCCGAGTAGCCGCCGTAGCTGTACCCGAAGATGCAGACCCGCTTGGGATCGACCTCGCCCTCCGAGAGCACGCGCTGGAGCGCTGTCTCGATGTCGTCTTCGATCCCGCGTCCCCAGGCATGTCGGCCGGCATCGAGGAACCCCCTGCCCTTGCCGGACGAACCGCGATAATTCACCTGGAGCACCGCGAACCCCGCGCCGGCGAGCGACTGCACCCAGGGGTTGAAGTCGCGCGTGTCGCGCATCCCGAGAGGCCCGCCGTGTGGCATGACGACGAGAGGGGGGCGTGCTCCCTCGAACCGTTTCGGCAGCGCCAGGAAGGCCTCGATCGAAAGACCGTCCGCGGAATCCACCTCGAAGACACGCACTGGAGACAACCGATCGGAATCGACCCAGGGCATCCGCTTCCCGACCTCCTCCAGTTGCTGGGAGAACTCATCAACCAGGAAGTAGCTGCCGGGATCGGACGAATCGCTGACGAGAACGATCGACCGACCTCGGTCGGCAGACGTGCTCACGATCTGGGTGATCTGCTCCGGAAAGCGGCTCTGGAGCAAGGCGCGCTTCTCGGAGAGGATCTCGTCGAAATAGTGGTGCCGCGCCACTCCGGCCTCCTCGTAGGAGACCCCGATGACCTCTCTACCCTGGTAGTCGGTGATGACGTTCAAGATGTCGAGCACCGGATGCGCGAAGATCACCTCTCCGAGGCGCCCGCTTTCGATGTCGTAGCGGCGGAGCGCAGCGGTCGGACGGTCCTCACTACTGAGGACGAGCAGGTCGCGACCGCCGTTCGCGAAGCCCACCGGAATCGCCGGCTCGTCGTCGATAGCATCCCAATGGCCGATCTTCTGCCAGCGGGAGTTCACATCCGCGCGGTATCGAAGTGTCCGCTCGGTCGGCGAGTCCGGGTCATAGGTCAGCGCCGCTCTCAGTAGCCCTTCGGCGTCCGCAATCCAGCGCAAGGCAGGCTCCGGCAACGCCGAGACCTTGAAGCGATCGTGCAGGGTCCGACAGGGAGGGTCGCCGGAACGCTGACGCCGGCACCCGCTGGGCGAGACGAGCTCGGAGATCGGAAGGCGATACGCATCGCTCCCGACGGACCACAGAAGCTCGCCTTTGACGAGCGGCAGCGTATCGATCACACGGCCGCGCGATCGGATCGGAGAGAGGCGCTTCGCCACCGAGCGCTCCATCGTCTCGAGCGTCGCGATGGCGTTCCGATAGCCCCCCCTGTGTCGATGGCTGACGATCAAGGTGTCGTCATCGATCCAAGCGCTCCAGATCGGATCCTTCTGCAGCAGCAGGGTCGTCGACTCCCCCGACTCCACCATGCGCACCCGCAGGCAATGCGACTCGTAGTCGAAACAGGTCTCCACGAGTAGCCGACCCGAGGGGTTCAGGACGGGCCGGCTCACAGCGACCGGGCGGAACAGGTCCTCGGTCGTCTGACCCGTCGCTTCCGTGCTGACCGCCAGGAGGTGAGCGACGACGAGACAGGCGAGGCTCCACCGGTGCTTCACGGAGAGGACCCAGAAGCGTTCGCTCCCCGTGTGGCTGCGCGGTGGCGCTCGAGGAAGACGTGGTGCGCAGGTCCGTTGTACGCGAAAGGGTAAGCCTGAGAGAGATCGGGATAGGCCTCGCCCACCATCTCGCGCGCGATCGCCGTCCGGTCGATGGTAGTCATGTACACCTCGTACTCGCCCATTTGCTGGACGTCGAGCATCCCGACGTAGTTGATGCTCCCGGGCTCGACGCGGAAGTACAGGCGTTCCTCCGGACGGAACTCGAAGGCCGTGTCTTGCTGCCGATAGAAGCGGCGTCGCTCCCCGCCGCGGGCCGTCAGCAGGATCTCCGACCATCGGTAGCTGCCCGAGCGGATCCCGATGAGCTGAAGGTGCTCTCCCACCGGCACGTCCTCGGCGACCAGGGTCCGCCCCGCATGCACGGCGCCGAGGGGGGCGTTGGTGCGCACATGCACGACCAGGAGTCCGTCGAGAGGCCCCAATGCCACCGCGTCCCCTGGAAAGACGGGCCACGAATTGGCGCAGCCCACGAGGGCCGCGACGCTCCCGGCGAGGAACACCCCGCGAAGTGCCCTTCCCAGGCGGCGGGCTCGGGCCGTCCTCCTCTCGAGGCGGCGGTCGGTTCGGGCCTTCTCCTCGGCGAACGTCAGCGTCGACGACCCTCGCATCAGCCCTCGAGCTGCTCGATGCGCGCGCGGAGCTCCGACATCAGGAAGGGCTTCTCGAGGAACGCCACTCCCTCGTCCCGTTCCTCGGCCGTGCGAATCATCTCCTCGGTGTAGCCCGAGACGAACAGCACCTTGAGATCCGGATGCCGCTGCCGAAACTGGCGCGCCACCTCGGACCCGGAAGCGCCGGGCATGACGATGTCGGTGACCAGGAGATCACAAGGCCCGAGTCCTTCGGCCGCCGCCGTCGCCTCGTCACCGTTCGGGTACGCGGTCACCTCGTACCCCGCGAACTCCAGCGTCGAGACGATCAGCTGGCGTATCGAGCGGTTGTCCTCGACCACGCACGCCCAGCGCGCCTCGCCCGAAGGGGCTTCGCGTCGAGCGTCGGACGCGCGAGACGGGTGCTCGCGCCAGCGCGGCAGGCGCAAGGTGGCCCGGCTCCCTTCGCCGGGCGCGCTCTTCAGCTCGAACTCCCCGCCCATCTGGACGGCGAGCCCGTACACCGTCGAGAGCCCGAGCCCCGCACCCGGGCTGCGCGTCTTCGTGGAGAAGAACGGATCGATCGCGCGGTCGAGGGTTTCGGCGTCCATGCCACGGCCGTCGTCCTCGACCGAGAGCACGACCGCATCGCGGCCGGTTTCGGACAGCGTGCCAGAACGAACGCAGACGCGGACCGTTCCCGACCCATCGCTGGCTTCTCGCGCATTCAAGAGGAGGTGGGTCAGGACCTCTTCCAGCGCGTGCGCACCCGCTCGAATCCAGTGCTCGCCGGGGTCGACGTCGAAGGAGAGGTCGACGGCGTTGCCGACCACTTCGCGGAGCCGGAGACGCAGGGCGTCGAGCTCGGCACCGAACTCCACCGCCCGCTGCCCGAGCGGTTGTCCCTTCGAGAGGCCCATCAACTGGGACGTCAGGCGCGACGCGTTGGCCGTGGCCCGGACGATCTCGTCCCGGCTCGCGCTGGGCTCCAGCAGCCCGGCGTGGCCGCCGATCACGGTCAGCAGATTGTTGAAGTCGTGGGCCACACCGGCGGCCAGGCGCGACACACCCTGCAGTCGATCCGCGGTTTGCTCGCGGGTGCGCCGCCGCCGCTCGCGTTCGATCGGGCGAGTGGCAAACGTCCAACGCGCGGCGTCGCGGTGGACGATCGCGAAGGCTTCGCACCAGTGCCAAAGGCCCGCCTTGTCGATCGCCCGATGCTCTAGACGCGTGGTCACGGCGGTTTCGGTGGCCAGCCGCGAACGCCAGGCCGTGAGCTTCGGCCAATCGTCCGGATGAATGAACTCCGAGAGATCGCGCCCGACGATCTCTTCCGGGTAGAAGTCCGCGATCTTCTTGATGCTGGGGCTGGCGTAGACGATGCGGTCCCCTTCGGTCTCGATGATCCAGTCGAAGGCCGCCTCGCCGAGGCTGCGGAGTCGATCGCGCTCCTCCTGCGCGGTTTCCAGCGCACTGCGACGCTGGTGCTCGATGGCGACACCCGAGAAGCCGAAGGAGGCCGTCAAGAACGTGGCGGTCCAGCCCACCGACGCAAGCTGGGGATCCGTGGCCCGCGCCGCGATGATGGCGATCACCGCCATGCTGGCGAAGGTCCAGAACACACCGGAACGCGGGCCTAGCAGGTAGGCCGCGGTGAAGCCGACCACGCAGATCGAGAATGGGACCGACTCCTCGTTCCCCGCGAAGAGCGGACTGATCGCCACCCCCAGCAGGATCACCGCGAGAAAGAAGTGGGCCGCACTCGCCAGGGAACGGGTGGTGTGGAGGAGCCCCAGGGACAACGAGACAGGCGCCGCCCACGCGAGCACGAACCACGCGCGCATCCCTTCGCCGAGCAGGGTGTGCTGGGTGTAGCTCCAAAGGGCCGATGCCAGTGAAATGAGGACACCGATGGCGAGCAGCTGCGCGCGCCGACGCACCTCGGGTGTCTCGGGACGAAGCGTCGACGGGAGCAACACGTC
It encodes the following:
- a CDS encoding plastocyanin/azurin family copper-binding protein, with product MKVLRALVMVTILAWAGAAHAAEVVIEGDDMLKFDVTEFTVKAGESVKLTLKHVGQMPKVAMGHNLVILTAGTDVDAFAAAAVMKQDTEYFPEDQADKVVARTKLVGGGESDTIEFTAPAPGTYPYLCTFPGHNVTMRGVMTVE
- a CDS encoding insulinase family protein is translated as MQESETDSVSVYVVYAVGSRMETPETSGLAHLTEHAMFAGTHEVGPGELERTVRELGGDANAYTRDDYTLYYDDGIPPAALARVLDLEADRMRNLSFPEKAVSAERSRLEVEERETASDTRRRRLLIDRFVFGPAGYGASVPDENGHTQARQIEIETIRAFYDRWYQPGRAAVVVAGDLPAGQALDAIERAFGAIPATNPVNRAFARATPSAGSIERTAKLSMPRVVRAWLGPARRTDEGSLLDRVALETLALVLDQRHTGLSVSAGQRQGRDRFTLSAAGADADALVEKALREATIAPMAASDLAAAQNLLERRLSSAPLRGRPYFSLAAQLGIHSALGDPTYLSDYPAVLRDLTPASVHEAAQRWLVPASGVAMRFVPDEGSQIADPTQLPDDSKALWAFAERALDSGDHATAAEAFTRFAAQSESRKQRVIALFYVGRLERELGRMERARAALEEALSIVDYPAVRAELEALDSASGAGDATSSVAAAPPPEPEVRRKGRGVANPETLDPEIVRLAETWMTRVERWRGLPFREDLRIEYGAPNTRDEKIAGYYSPREKRLVVMAGRSETFASGTLLHEIVHALQDQHFDLTQLHEAAASTDAARALSALVEGEAMLAVSELMNYDFLSHATLLPTSPVDRDRFGKVFRYGEGMRMVKALRAEGGWPLVNAAWNSPPNRTLEVLRPDLWLARQHGNASLAAAADGSESLGAYGVCLFLGDAEASRPEAREFARHLVQDHYQASEPGSGPGRWTLEFRDPSWATRFASLAREREGVSLLDSASTDARVVLELEAWRP
- a CDS encoding BCCT family transporter, with the translated sequence MDPDADPNQPGTLDRPVFATSLVALLLAAIMLALAPEHSASFIEASYEAIATHLAPAYLWSAVLTLGLLGALAFGSHGDVTLGDPSEREFSNFSWFSMLFCAGIASGLLYWGTIEWASYFTAPPFGAEPRSDAAIAWATSYPLFHWGFPGWGFYALTTLAVGHAVYVRGEKSFRIGRACRPVIGRHADGALGRAIDVLFIVGLLGGASTSLGLAPPMIAAGLAHLTSGEPTFAWSVGVILACAAIFAASVYVGLDRGIRRLSDWNMATSLALVLFVLVVGPTLFILKMGTASIGHMLQHFVQMSFWTDPVQNTRFVEDWTVFYWAWWISYAPFVGMFVARISRGRSVREVIVGMLFLGSGGAWIYMIVLGNYALWAELTGVVPVLSILEAQGTPAAIVAVIASLPFGAASLVAFCVIALIYLATTFDSAAYTLAAGATRELEAGAHPERWHRMFWAIAIAGLPIGLMAIGGLRSLQLASLVGSVPLLGVGVVLAVSLVRGLHASSRRS
- a CDS encoding alpha/beta fold hydrolase gives rise to the protein MIRTSRLTFPGAGGTELAARYDAPVGPVRATALFAHCFTCSKDFVAASRVSRALAERGFGVLRFDFTGLGHSAGEFENTSFSSNVDDLVAAADHLRNTVGAPALLVGHSLGGTAVLAGAARIPEAAAVVTIGSPADPAHVRRLLVDALPGVESEGVGEVELAGRRFRIRREMIEDLERHPLAERIASLRKALLVMHAPLDAQVGIDNASEIFLAAKHPKSFVSLDGADHLLTRAQDADYAAGVIASWAARYLPAEAADSAGEAEPGEVTVTETDYGRYANDIQIGPHRLRADEPPSVGGDDSGPTPYGLLSAALGACTTMTMRMYADRKKWPLERVSVSVRHAKIHAKDCESCETETGKVDRFERALRIEGPSLSDDQRARLVEIADRCPVHRTLHSEVEIRTRVLD
- a CDS encoding prolyl oligopeptidase family serine peptidase, with translation MKHRWSLACLVVAHLLAVSTEATGQTTEDLFRPVAVSRPVLNPSGRLLVETCFDYESHCLRVRMVESGESTTLLLQKDPIWSAWIDDDTLIVSHRHRGGYRNAIATLETMERSVAKRLSPIRSRGRVIDTLPLVKGELLWSVGSDAYRLPISELVSPSGCRRQRSGDPPCRTLHDRFKVSALPEPALRWIADAEGLLRAALTYDPDSPTERTLRYRADVNSRWQKIGHWDAIDDEPAIPVGFANGGRDLLVLSSEDRPTAALRRYDIESGRLGEVIFAHPVLDILNVITDYQGREVIGVSYEEAGVARHHYFDEILSEKRALLQSRFPEQITQIVSTSADRGRSIVLVSDSSDPGSYFLVDEFSQQLEEVGKRMPWVDSDRLSPVRVFEVDSADGLSIEAFLALPKRFEGARPPLVVMPHGGPLGMRDTRDFNPWVQSLAGAGFAVLQVNYRGSSGKGRGFLDAGRHAWGRGIEDDIETALQRVLSEGEVDPKRVCIFGYSYGGYSALISATRPGHPYRCAASAAGASDLLLLFASSDFAVTEHGRQAYAEIVGDPVADRERLIATSPAYQADAIDIPVLLVHGDLDRRVDREHSVRMRDMLLARGKPVEWLWIDDAEHATTPEQTAQILDRVLRFLAEHLAAP